The Trichomycterus rosablanca isolate fTriRos1 chromosome 22, fTriRos1.hap1, whole genome shotgun sequence genome has a window encoding:
- the carm1 gene encoding histone-arginine methyltransferase CARM1, translating into MAVSVFPGVRLLSIGDANGDIQRHSEQQPLRLEVKSTPDAALLNLSNNEESSVFKCSVSRETECSRVGKQSFIITLGCNSVLLQFASPADFSSFYNLLKNSRGHANEHSVFSERTEESSAVQYFQFYGYLSQQQNMMQDYVRTGTYQRAILQNHTDFKDKVVLDVGCGSGILSFFAAQAGARKVYAVEASTMAQHAEVLVNSNRLTERVVVIPGKVEEVTLPEQVDIIISEPMGYMLFNERMLESYLHAKKFLKPNGKMFPTIGDVHLAPFTDEQLYMEQFTKANFWYQPSFHGVDLSALRGAAVDEYFRQPIVDTFDIRILMAKSVKYTVNFLETKEDDLYKIEIPFKFHMMHSGLVHGLAFWFDVAFMGSVMTVWLSTAPTEPLTHWYQVRCLLQSPLFAKAGDTMSGTAILIANKRQSYDISIVAQVDQTGSKSSNLLDLKNPFFRYTGTTPNPPPGSHYTSPSENMWNSGGAYSMSQGMAVSGMPAAYDLSTVIGGSGATVSHNNLIPLGTDTHTLNTGIVNHTHSRMGSIMSTGIVQGSTAGQQGPTSSSTHYPVTNQFTMGGPAISMASPMAIPSNTMHYGS; encoded by the exons ATGGCGGTGTCCGTGTTTCCCGGCGTGCGGCTCCTCTCTATTGGGGACGCGAATGGAGACATCCAGCGGCACTCCGAGCAACAACCTCTGCGGCTAGAGGTGAAGAGCACGCCAGACGCGGCCCTCCTGAACCTCTCCAACA ATGAAGAGTCGAGTGTGTTTAAGTGTTCAGTGTCACGGGAGACAGAGTGCAGTCGCGTGGGGAAACAATCCTTCATCATCACGCTGGGCTGTAACAGTGTACTGTTGCAGTTTGCTTCCCCCGCAG ATTTCTCCTCATTCTATAACCTCCTGAAGAACTCCCGTGGGCATGCGAACGAGCACTCAGTATTCAGTGAAAGGACAGAGGAGTCGTCTGCTGTACAGTACTTTCAG TTCTATGGCTACCTCTCTCAGCAGCAGAACATGATGCAGGATTATGTACGAACTGGAACATATCAGCGAGCTATTCTTCAGAACCATACTGACTTTAAGGACAAG GTAGTGCTGGATGTCGGCTGTGGCTCTGGGATCCTTTCATTTTTTGCAGCTCAGGCTGGCGCACGTAAAGTTTATGCTGTGGAGGCCAGCACTATGGCTCAGCACGCAGAG GTTTTGGTTAACAGTAACAGACTGACCGAGCGTGTGGTAGTTATTCCTGGAAAGGTAGAAGAGGTCACCCTACCTGAGCAGGTGGACATTATCATCTCAGAGCCTATGGGCTACATGCTGTTTAATGAGAGGATGCTGGAGAGTTATCTGCACGCCAAGAAGTTTCTGAAGCCTAATG GCAAAATGTTCCCAACCATTGGTGATGTCCACCTCGCTCCATTTACAGATGAGCAACTCTACATGGAGCAGTTTACCAAAGCAAACTTCTG GTACCAGCCATCTTTTCACGGGGTAGATCTGTCTGCTTTGAGGGGAGCTGCTGTAGATGAGTACTTCAGACAACCAATTGTG GACACATTTGACATCAGAATCCTGATGGCCAAATCTGTGAAATACACAGTGAACTTTTTAGAAACTAAAGAAGATGATCTTTATAA GATAGAGATCCCTTTCAAGTTTCATATGATGCACTCAGGGCTGGTGCATGGCCTGGCATTCTGGTTTGATGTTGCGTTTATGGGATCTGT GATGACTGTCTGGCTCTCGACAGCACCCACTGAGCCTTTGACTCACTGGTATCAGGTGCGGTGTCTTCTTCAGTCACCCCTCTTTGCCAAGGCTGGAGACACCATGTCAGGCACAGCCATTCTTATCGCCAACAAGAG ACAAAGCTACGACATCAGTATTGTTGCTCAAGTGGATCAAACCGGCTCAAAGTCCAGCAACCTCCTGGATCTGAAGAACCCCTTTTTCAG GTACACAGGCACAACCCCTAACCCCCCTCCAGGTTCACATTACACGTCCCCATCTGAAAACATGTGGAACTCTGGAGGAGCCTATAGCATGAGCCAAGGCATGGCTGTGTCAG GGATGCCAGCAGCTTATGACCTCAGCACTGTCATTGGCGGCAGTGGTGCTACAGTTTCCCACAATAACCTCATTCCCCTTGGTACAGATACGCATACAC TGAACACGGGGATTGTCAACCACACTCACTCCAGAATGGGCTCCATCATGAGCACAGGAATTGTCCAGG GATCTACAGCTGGCCAGCAGGGTCCGACCAGCAGCAGCACTCACTACCCGGTCACCAACCAGTTTACCATGGGTGGCCCTGCCATTTCAATGGCTTCACCCATGGCCATCCCCAGCAACACAATGCATTATGGGAGCTAA
- the si:dkey-204f11.64 gene encoding guanine nucleotide-binding protein G(I)/G(S)/G(O) subunit gamma-5, producing the protein MSSNSANSSNPVVTKKDVKQLRSELGIRRIMVSQAAAELKAFCLQNAQKDPLLVGVPSSDNPFRPPKSCALF; encoded by the exons ATGTCGAGCAACAGCGCAAACAGCAGTAACCCGGTTGTCACCAAGAAAGACGTGAAACAGCTGCGGTCTGAACTGGGAATCCGGAGAATAATG gtTTCCCAGGCTGCAGCTGAGCTAAAGGCATTTTGCTTGCAGAATGCCCAAAAGGACCCACTCCTAGTGGGGGTCCCTTCCAGTGACAATCCATTTCGACCACCCAAGTCATGTGCACTCTTCTGA